TTGTTTTGTGGGGATGATAACACATGATAAGTACTGAATACCTTTATTTGATATTGGGCTGTTTTGTCGTTACTTGGATCCCACGAATATTACCATTTGCTTTTGCTAAAAAAATGAATTTCCCGGCAAAGTTTCGTCTATTCCTTGATTATTTACCATTATGTATTTTGAGCGCTTTGCTAGTACAAAATTTATTAAGTGTTTCTACCGGTAGACTACCTATGTTAAATATTTCTGAAACATTAGCATGTATTCCTGCGTTAATTGTAGGGATATATACAAAAGATTTGATGAAAATCGTTGTCACAGGTATTATAGCAATAGCACTTATTCGCTTGTTTATTTAAAAAGGAGAAAAAATTTATGAATGAATTAATCGCTTCCGTTTTTACCGGAGTTATTACCGATGAAAATGAGCAGTATTATTTTGTCCAAAAAAGCGGACAAACTTTTAGATTAAAAAAAGAAGAAGGAGACTTTACTTTAGGAGAAGCTGTGGAAGGTTTTGGCTATTTAAATCAAAAACAAGAAGCTGCTTTTACCACTAACATACCTAAAATAAGAAAAGGGCATTACGCTTTTGCCCCGGTAACTGAAGTTCGCCGTGATTTAGGTGTATTTGTTGATATTGGCCTACCAGATAAAGATATTGCTGTTTCTTTAGATGAACTGCCTACATTGCATAATTTGTGGCCTAAAAAAGAAGATCGTTTAATGATTGCTTTACGTGTCGATAAAAAAGGGCGGATTTGGGGGACACTAGCCGAGGATAAACATTTCCAATCTTTAAAAAAAGTAGCTAGTGAAGACATGCAAAATAAAGATATTTCAGGAAATGTTTATCGATTAAAACTTGCCGGAAGCTATTTATTAACGGAAGATTATCATATTGGTTTTATTCATCCATCAGAAAGATACGCTGAACCACGATTAGGGCAATATGTTTCTGGCAGGGTCATAGGTGTGCGACCTGATGGTATATTGAACGTTTCGTTAAAACCAAGAGCTTATGAAGCTATCCCTGAAGATGCCGCGATGATCTATGCTTACCTGAAACAACGACCTAACCAAGAAATGGCTTATACCATTAAATCTTCTCCAGAAGAAATCGAGCAATTATTTGGTATTAGTAAAGCGCGATTTAAACGCGCTTTGGGAAATCTGCTAAAACAAAGATTAATTGTGCAAGAAAATGGTGTAACCAAACTTACTGAAAATTCTAATTGAGAAAAGCTTGTTTAATATCTACTTCTATTTTATACTTATTTTAAAGTGGCGCTGAGTAATAAGTGTTTAGATTATAATAATTATAAATAGTAAATGATGGAGGTTTCTATGACTACCGGTGAAGCGTTGAAAAAGACGAAAAGACAACTTCATGATTCAGGCTTTAAGCTAACTCCGCAACGAGAAGCAACTTTACTTGTTTTATTAGAAAATGAAAAAGATCATTTATCTGCAGAAGAGATTTTTTTCTTTGTGAAGCAAAAAAATTCAGAGATCGGTTTGGCTACTGTTTACCGAACACTGGAAATTTTGGCTGATTTAAAAATTGTAGATAAAATTAGTTTTGATGATGGGGTATCTCGTTATGATCTTAGAAAAGACGGAGCTAAGCATTTTCACCATCATTTATTGTGCCTTGAATGTGGGAATATCGAAGAAATCGATGAAGATTTACTAGGCAATGTCGAAGAAATTGTTGAACGGCGATTTCATTTTGCAGTAAAGGACCATCGTTTAACATTTCACGGCATATGTCAACAATGTCAACGTAAACACCAAGAAAGCTGAGTCCCAGCTTTCTTTTTTCACTTTTTCTACTGATGTCTGTGAGTAAATAAAGGAAATGGTAATTTTTAACAAATGGATTGCAGTTGGTATTTGTTTTGTGAGATAATCCTAAGATAGGTGAAGAAGGTGGGAAATCGATGAATGAACAAGTAATGGATTATTTACATTACCTCTTAATCGAACGTGGACTTTCTAGTAATACAAGAAAAAGTTATCAACGTGATTTAGAGCAGTATCTATTTTTTTTACATAAAAAAAACATAACTAGTTGGCAGAACATAGATCGTTTTACGATTGTTGCTTTTTTGCAGTATTTGCAAAAAGAAGGAAAGTCTTCTGCTACCATAACTCGGATGGTCACTAGTCTGCGCCGCTTTCATCAGTTTCTTCGGCAAGAACGTTATACCGACCATGATCCTATGCAACATATCGATTCACCCAAAACATCACAAAAGTTACCAGATACGCTTAATATTAACGAAGTAGAACGTCTGATTGAAGCTCCAGATACAAAAAAACCATTAGGAATGCGCGATCGCGCAATTTTGGAAGTAATGTATGCGACTGGTTTACGGGTAAGTGAGCTGGTAGGCTTAAAGTTAAATGACCTACATCTAAGTATGGGATTATTACAAACCACCGGTAAAGGAGATAAGGAGCGGATCGTTCCTTTAGGGGATATGGCTATTTCTTGGATCGAAACTTATTTAGAAGAAGCCAGACCTTTGTTATGCCAAAAGCACGCTGAAGAAGAACACTTATTTGTTAATGGGCACGGAACAAGTCTTTCGCGCCAAGGAATTTGGAAGAACTTAAAAGCTTTGGTGTTAAAAGCAGGTATCTTGAAAAATGTGACTCCTCATACTTTACGTCACAGTTTTGCCACTCATTTATTGGAAAATGGGGCAGATCTTCGGACAGTACAAGAGCTTTTGGGGCACGCAGATATTTCTACCACACAAATTTACACACATATTACTAAAAAACGTATGGCAGATGTATATAAACAATATTTTCCACGGGCTTGATTTTAGTGCGTAGAAAGTATGTGAGGAGTAGTTATGACAGAAATACAGGTAAAGCTAGATATATTTGAAGGGCCGCTAGACTTATTATTGCATTTGATACAAACATTAGAAATAGACATTTATGATATTCCCATAGCTCAAGTTACTGAACAATATATGAACTATATCCATGCAATGAAAACATCGCAATTAGAAGTTGCTGGAGATTATCTTGTAATGGCAGCAACATTGATGTCTATTAAAAGTCAGATGCTTTTGCCTAAACAAGAGGAAATTGAAGAAGAGGATGAGTATGAAGAAGATCCTCGTGAAGCATTAGTTGAGCAACTATTAGAGTATAGGAAATATAAGTACGCGGCCAAGCAGCTTTCAGAAAAGGTAGAGGAAAGAAGCAACTACTTTACTAAAGAACCTATGGATATGGACGAATATAAAGATGAGGATACTTCTTTAGAAAAAGGGCAGTTTAATACAGTTGATTTGTATTTGGCGTTTCGCTCAATGTTAGAAAAAAAGAAGAAACGAAAAGTGCTTAAAACAACAATTTCTGCTGATGAGACAAGTATTGATGAAAAAATACAATCTATGGAAAAACAACTTTATCAAGAAGTCGGCTCTCATAAAGGCTATTCATTAGATATCTTTATGGATAGCTATTCAACAAGTGAAGTTGTGGTTACTTTTATCGCGTTGTTGGAATTGGTCAAAAGTAGAAAAGCGAATGTAAGCCAAACGACAAATTACGATGATATCCTGCTTTATCCAGTATATGAAGATAAGGGAGGCTATGTACATGGATGATATAGGACAGTTGGAAGCTTTACTTTTTGCTGCAGGGGATGAAGGGGTTCAATTAGAGGAACTGAGTTTTCTTATGGAACAATCTGAACCACAAATTTATCAATTAGTGCAAGCCTTAAATGAAAAATATCAAGAAGACATACAATCGTCATTGAGTGTTCTTGAGTTAGGAAACCATTTTATTTTAGCTACGAAAAAAAAGTACGCACCTATTTTAAAAAAGTATGCTAAATCCCCTATAGCAAATCGACTTTCACAAGCAGCACTTGAAACATTAGCGATTATAGCGTATAAACAACCCATCACTCGTATGGAAGTAGATGATATAAGAGGCGTGCAATCTTCCGGTTCTGTGCAAAAATTAACTACCAATCGTTTAATTGAAGAAAAAGGCCGCGTAGAAGGACCTGGCAGGGCTATTCTTTATGGCACGACAGAATATTTTATGGATTATTTTGGCTTAAAGTCAATGCAAGAATTACCAGACATTCAAGCGATGGAAGAAGAATTATCTACAGATATTCCGCTTGATTTATATGCTGACCGTTATGAAGAAACAAGAGAAGAAAAAGGAGAAAATTAAATGCAACGATTACAAAAAGTGATCGCTCATGCTGGCGTTGCTTCTAGAAGAAAAGCTGAAGACTATATTGTCCAAGGCCGCGTCAAAGTTAATGGCGAAGTAGTAAAAGAATTAGGGGTACAAGTAACAAATAAAGATAAGATAGAAGTGGACCAAGTTCCTATTTACCAAGAAGAGCCAGTTTATTTCATGTTTTATAAACCGCGAGGAGTCATTTCTGCGGTTTCAGATGATAAAAATAGATCGGTAGTAACGGATTATTTTACAGAGATTAAAGAACGAATTTATCCAGTGGGACGCTTGGATTATAATACTTCCGGCCTTCTTCTTTTGACAAATGACGGGGATGTATCGCAAAAATTGACGCATCCTAAACATGAAGTAGATAAAGTTTACGTGGCTAAGGTAAATGGGGTAGCGACAAATAGAAAATTGATGCCCGTTACTAAGCAGATGACGGTCGAAGGCAAAAAAGTAGCTCCAGCAAAGTTTGCTATTTTGTCTACAGATACGCAAACACAAAAGAGTATTGTTCAGCTGACAATTCATGAAGGGCGTAATCATCAAGTGAAAAACATGTTAAAAGCTTGTGGCTTTCCAGTTGAAAAATTAAAACGCGAACGTTATGGTCATTTGACGCTGGAAAACCTAAAGCCAGGAGATTATCGTGAATTGCATAAGCGTGAAATTAATCGCTTATTAGAGGAGGCAAAAGACTAAGTGTAAAACTCTTGCTAGAGTGTTTTCTTGTGTTTTTTGTTTTATAGGGAGTGGATTTAAAATCT
This region of Tetragenococcus osmophilus genomic DNA includes:
- a CDS encoding AzlD domain-containing protein gives rise to the protein MISTEYLYLILGCFVVTWIPRILPFAFAKKMNFPAKFRLFLDYLPLCILSALLVQNLLSVSTGRLPMLNISETLACIPALIVGIYTKDLMKIVVTGIIAIALIRLFI
- a CDS encoding S1 RNA-binding domain-containing protein; its protein translation is MNELIASVFTGVITDENEQYYFVQKSGQTFRLKKEEGDFTLGEAVEGFGYLNQKQEAAFTTNIPKIRKGHYAFAPVTEVRRDLGVFVDIGLPDKDIAVSLDELPTLHNLWPKKEDRLMIALRVDKKGRIWGTLAEDKHFQSLKKVASEDMQNKDISGNVYRLKLAGSYLLTEDYHIGFIHPSERYAEPRLGQYVSGRVIGVRPDGILNVSLKPRAYEAIPEDAAMIYAYLKQRPNQEMAYTIKSSPEEIEQLFGISKARFKRALGNLLKQRLIVQENGVTKLTENSN
- a CDS encoding Fur family transcriptional regulator; protein product: MTTGEALKKTKRQLHDSGFKLTPQREATLLVLLENEKDHLSAEEIFFFVKQKNSEIGLATVYRTLEILADLKIVDKISFDDGVSRYDLRKDGAKHFHHHLLCLECGNIEEIDEDLLGNVEEIVERRFHFAVKDHRLTFHGICQQCQRKHQES
- the xerD gene encoding site-specific tyrosine recombinase XerD; translation: MNEQVMDYLHYLLIERGLSSNTRKSYQRDLEQYLFFLHKKNITSWQNIDRFTIVAFLQYLQKEGKSSATITRMVTSLRRFHQFLRQERYTDHDPMQHIDSPKTSQKLPDTLNINEVERLIEAPDTKKPLGMRDRAILEVMYATGLRVSELVGLKLNDLHLSMGLLQTTGKGDKERIVPLGDMAISWIETYLEEARPLLCQKHAEEEHLFVNGHGTSLSRQGIWKNLKALVLKAGILKNVTPHTLRHSFATHLLENGADLRTVQELLGHADISTTQIYTHITKKRMADVYKQYFPRA
- a CDS encoding segregation/condensation protein A translates to MTEIQVKLDIFEGPLDLLLHLIQTLEIDIYDIPIAQVTEQYMNYIHAMKTSQLEVAGDYLVMAATLMSIKSQMLLPKQEEIEEEDEYEEDPREALVEQLLEYRKYKYAAKQLSEKVEERSNYFTKEPMDMDEYKDEDTSLEKGQFNTVDLYLAFRSMLEKKKKRKVLKTTISADETSIDEKIQSMEKQLYQEVGSHKGYSLDIFMDSYSTSEVVVTFIALLELVKSRKANVSQTTNYDDILLYPVYEDKGGYVHG
- the scpB gene encoding SMC-Scp complex subunit ScpB — translated: MDDIGQLEALLFAAGDEGVQLEELSFLMEQSEPQIYQLVQALNEKYQEDIQSSLSVLELGNHFILATKKKYAPILKKYAKSPIANRLSQAALETLAIIAYKQPITRMEVDDIRGVQSSGSVQKLTTNRLIEEKGRVEGPGRAILYGTTEYFMDYFGLKSMQELPDIQAMEEELSTDIPLDLYADRYEETREEKGEN
- a CDS encoding pseudouridine synthase; amino-acid sequence: MQRLQKVIAHAGVASRRKAEDYIVQGRVKVNGEVVKELGVQVTNKDKIEVDQVPIYQEEPVYFMFYKPRGVISAVSDDKNRSVVTDYFTEIKERIYPVGRLDYNTSGLLLLTNDGDVSQKLTHPKHEVDKVYVAKVNGVATNRKLMPVTKQMTVEGKKVAPAKFAILSTDTQTQKSIVQLTIHEGRNHQVKNMLKACGFPVEKLKRERYGHLTLENLKPGDYRELHKREINRLLEEAKD